From the Chitinolyticbacter meiyuanensis genome, one window contains:
- a CDS encoding YheT family hydrolase, translated as MHREHRLELPPYRAPSWLPGGHAQTIYPAMFMWRRHLRYRREAWVTPDLDTVVADWVDGRAGTPIVVMFHGLEGGSASHYARSLFQYLYPKGWRGVVPHFRSCGNVPNRLPRSYHAGDSAEIGWILGRVRQRYPDVPIYAVGVSLGGNALLKWLGETGARAHAYVAAAAAICAPVDLAACGDALDNGINRKIYTREFLRTMRRKTLEKLKITDNPFIDRERVKRAVTLREFDDLVTAPLHGFHGVEHYWAEASSKPLLKEIALPTLMVHALNDPFIPPASLPEEHEVSDMVMLLRPKEGGHVGFVSGPPPGKLIWLPNILMRFFQHHAPLRS; from the coding sequence ATGCACCGCGAACACCGACTCGAACTGCCGCCCTACCGTGCGCCCAGCTGGCTGCCGGGCGGCCATGCCCAGACCATCTACCCGGCCATGTTCATGTGGCGGCGCCACCTGCGCTACCGGCGCGAAGCCTGGGTCACGCCCGATCTCGATACCGTTGTCGCAGACTGGGTCGACGGCCGCGCCGGCACGCCCATCGTCGTGATGTTCCACGGCCTGGAGGGCGGCTCGGCCAGCCACTATGCGCGCTCGCTGTTCCAGTACCTGTATCCCAAAGGCTGGCGCGGCGTGGTGCCGCACTTCCGTTCCTGCGGCAACGTGCCCAACCGGCTGCCGCGCTCCTACCATGCCGGCGATTCGGCCGAGATCGGCTGGATCCTGGGGCGGGTACGCCAGCGCTATCCGGATGTGCCGATCTACGCGGTCGGCGTATCGCTCGGCGGCAATGCGCTGCTCAAATGGCTGGGCGAGACCGGCGCCCGGGCGCATGCCTATGTTGCTGCCGCCGCCGCCATCTGCGCGCCGGTCGATCTCGCCGCCTGCGGCGACGCGCTCGACAACGGCATCAATCGCAAGATCTACACCCGCGAGTTCCTGCGCACCATGCGGCGCAAGACGCTGGAAAAACTGAAGATCACCGATAACCCCTTCATCGATCGCGAGCGGGTCAAGCGCGCCGTCACACTGCGCGAATTCGACGACCTCGTCACCGCACCGCTGCACGGCTTCCATGGTGTCGAGCACTATTGGGCGGAAGCGAGCAGCAAGCCGCTGCTCAAGGAGATCGCCCTGCCCACGCTGATGGTGCACGCGCTGAACGACCCCTTCATCCCCCCCGCCAGCCTGCCCGAGGAACACGAGGTGTCGGACATGGTGATGCTGCTGCGGCCTAAGGAAGGCGGCCACGTCGGCTTCGTTTCCGGCCCGCCACCGGGCAAGCTGATCTGGCTGCCCAATATCCTGATGCGCTTCTTCCAGCACCACGCACCGCTGCGAAGCTGA